Proteins encoded together in one Planctopirus ephydatiae window:
- a CDS encoding O-antigen ligase family protein: MAKVGTRVQEPAFLLLLAVTATLFLRPAELFQALDGLPIYEALIGGCLLFSIPALQARCSWKTLKFQPVILCVLALLLAIGLSHASHAYIGGLVEAATSFGKVLVYFALLVVNLNSPPRLRAFLLTVTTCSVIAITMCVVDFHGLIDFQCVEHLADFDSVDDEGEVSHILRMRGLGIFQDPNDLAMLIVAAGVLSTYFLMDKSQGILRFAWIIPIITLWIGLFDTRSRGGLLAAGAAMMTLAVFWGGFKMAILCGVLGVCALAVMGGRQANLDLNDSTGGERVQLWRDGFDALKSSDILFGIGYGGYPDVAGLVAHNSFIHAYVELGIFGGTLFFGAFFFAFVQLYQMGFRSYPNFDREALRFRPYLGALLAGWCTSMLSLSRCYVVPTYMVLGLAAAYLHMAARSSARPAPLATWNMPQALRLTFASGALFVGLYLFTVMFA; encoded by the coding sequence GTGGCAAAGGTGGGCACACGAGTTCAGGAACCTGCGTTTTTACTGCTTCTGGCAGTGACGGCGACGCTGTTTCTACGCCCAGCCGAACTCTTCCAGGCGCTCGATGGCCTGCCCATTTACGAAGCGCTGATTGGTGGCTGTCTCCTCTTTTCGATTCCAGCACTCCAGGCCCGCTGCAGTTGGAAGACCTTGAAATTCCAGCCGGTCATCCTTTGCGTCCTGGCTTTGCTTCTCGCCATCGGACTCTCCCATGCCTCCCACGCCTATATCGGTGGTCTCGTCGAAGCAGCCACCAGCTTCGGGAAAGTCCTCGTTTACTTTGCACTCCTGGTTGTGAATCTCAACAGTCCACCCCGGCTGCGGGCTTTTCTTCTGACGGTCACGACTTGCTCGGTCATCGCCATCACCATGTGTGTCGTCGATTTTCATGGACTCATCGACTTTCAATGTGTCGAACATCTGGCTGACTTTGACAGTGTCGACGATGAAGGCGAAGTCTCCCATATCCTGCGCATGCGAGGCCTGGGGATCTTTCAGGATCCCAACGATCTCGCCATGCTCATTGTCGCAGCAGGTGTCCTTTCCACCTATTTCCTGATGGATAAGTCCCAGGGCATCCTTCGCTTCGCCTGGATTATTCCGATCATCACGCTCTGGATTGGACTCTTCGATACCAGATCTCGCGGCGGCTTATTGGCAGCAGGCGCTGCCATGATGACGCTCGCCGTCTTCTGGGGTGGCTTCAAAATGGCCATTCTCTGTGGCGTCCTGGGTGTGTGTGCACTGGCCGTCATGGGTGGCAGACAAGCCAATCTCGATCTGAATGACAGCACTGGCGGAGAACGTGTGCAGCTCTGGCGCGATGGATTCGATGCGCTGAAATCCAGCGATATCCTCTTCGGTATCGGATATGGCGGCTATCCCGATGTCGCAGGCCTCGTGGCCCACAATTCATTCATCCATGCCTACGTCGAACTGGGAATCTTCGGCGGTACCCTCTTCTTCGGCGCATTCTTCTTTGCCTTCGTCCAACTCTACCAGATGGGTTTTCGCAGCTACCCGAACTTTGATCGCGAAGCTCTCCGCTTTCGGCCCTATCTGGGAGCTTTACTGGCGGGCTGGTGTACTTCGATGCTCTCCCTCTCGCGCTGTTATGTCGTCCCGACTTACATGGTCCTTGGTCTGGCCGCGGCTTATCTGCACATGGCTGCCAGGTCTTCTGCCAGACCAGCACCACTTGCCACCTGGAACATGCCTCAAGCCCTCCGGCTGACATTCGCCAGTGGGGCTTTATTCGTTGGTCTGTATCTGTTCACCGTGATGTTTGCCTGA
- a CDS encoding leucyl aminopeptidase, with protein MNVKASSAPAANWMGHWLVVPISENPLLNSHLEALDQESGGLLTRLRESGDLPTKAGSLLHVKGVTGLGASRLLLVGLGAPDVLSTQSLDRALTAAFRSLTDKPNLDVGVVTPPAAILGSKTPWEFVSAAVTAANVGSVGQDLYRTERARHPLASLHVISSENIASAMERGAILGEAMNLTRELVNRPAQEVNPVTVADRCSALAVEYGLTCEIFDVPRLEAERMHSMLAVAKGSAVPARMVKLDYRGAKESSSHVALVGKGVTFDSGGLSLKPTDGMLTMKCDMAGAATVLGAIVAIARLKLPVNVTAYLGLVENMVSGTSYKLGDILTARNGVTIEVLNTDAEGRLVLADVLCYAVDQGAEKIVDLATLTGACVVALGEEVAGVFSNHDEWSGQVICAAKAVGEDMWPLPIWDLYDDLIKGDVGDIKNTGGRWGGAITAAKFLQRFVGGKPWVHLDIAGPAFQSSAKAWREAGATGYGVRTLVQLAESSVIDR; from the coding sequence ATGAACGTCAAAGCATCGTCTGCACCGGCTGCCAACTGGATGGGTCACTGGCTGGTCGTCCCGATCAGTGAAAACCCACTGCTCAATAGTCATCTGGAAGCGTTGGATCAGGAATCGGGCGGGCTGCTGACGAGATTGCGCGAATCCGGTGATCTCCCTACCAAAGCTGGCAGCCTGCTGCATGTCAAAGGGGTCACGGGACTGGGAGCCTCCCGGTTGCTGCTGGTGGGGTTGGGTGCGCCTGACGTTTTATCGACACAAAGTCTGGATCGTGCGCTGACGGCAGCGTTCCGCAGCCTGACCGACAAACCGAATCTCGATGTGGGTGTGGTGACGCCACCTGCCGCCATTCTGGGAAGCAAGACTCCATGGGAGTTTGTTTCGGCAGCGGTGACGGCGGCGAATGTGGGTTCGGTGGGGCAGGATCTGTATCGAACAGAGCGTGCGCGTCATCCTCTGGCATCGCTGCATGTCATTTCGAGTGAAAACATTGCCAGTGCCATGGAACGCGGAGCGATTCTGGGCGAAGCGATGAACCTGACTCGAGAGCTGGTCAATCGACCTGCTCAGGAAGTGAATCCGGTCACAGTTGCCGATCGATGCTCGGCATTGGCCGTCGAGTATGGTCTGACATGCGAAATTTTTGATGTGCCCCGGCTGGAAGCCGAACGCATGCATTCGATGCTGGCGGTGGCTAAAGGAAGTGCGGTTCCTGCACGGATGGTCAAACTCGATTATCGCGGTGCGAAAGAGAGTTCGAGCCATGTGGCGCTGGTTGGTAAAGGTGTGACGTTTGATTCGGGTGGACTTTCGCTGAAACCGACGGACGGCATGCTGACCATGAAGTGCGATATGGCCGGTGCAGCGACTGTGCTGGGTGCGATTGTGGCCATTGCCCGGCTCAAGCTTCCTGTGAACGTGACCGCTTATCTGGGTCTGGTGGAGAACATGGTGAGCGGTACCAGCTACAAGCTGGGAGACATTCTGACGGCTCGCAATGGAGTGACGATTGAGGTGCTGAACACCGATGCCGAAGGGCGGTTAGTGCTGGCGGATGTTCTGTGTTATGCCGTCGATCAGGGGGCAGAAAAGATTGTCGATCTGGCGACACTCACAGGTGCTTGTGTGGTGGCATTGGGTGAGGAAGTGGCTGGGGTGTTCAGCAATCATGACGAATGGAGCGGTCAGGTCATCTGTGCGGCGAAAGCTGTGGGCGAAGACATGTGGCCTCTGCCGATCTGGGATCTGTATGACGATCTGATTAAGGGGGATGTGGGCGATATCAAGAATACGGGTGGTCGCTGGGGTGGAGCGATTACTGCTGCCAAGTTTCTGCAGCGGTTTGTGGGAGGGAAGCCCTGGGTGCACCTGGATATTGCCGGGCCCGCCTTTCAGTCGAGTGCGAAAGCGTGGCGCGAGGCGGGTGCGACAGGTTATGGCGTTAGAACATTGGTTCAGTTGGCTGAATCCAGTGTGATTGATCGATAG
- a CDS encoding PilZ domain-containing protein: MDRRRETERRARYRTASCGSLLSAGRRLGDRRRSLRKLIHAALRILKLSGAVPGPVPGKIVDCSHEGVRLELPFTDEQLPVRVSEQLLIELRDEDLPPVSVFVEVIWVQPLGGKLLAGCQFQSALVLKQLAVLQRLCEQMPPSQVSRIKGLAELFHHSV, from the coding sequence ATGGATCGTCGGCGAGAAACAGAACGGCGTGCCCGATATCGAACTGCAAGTTGCGGTTCGCTATTGTCCGCAGGGCGGCGACTGGGTGATCGTCGACGATCATTGAGAAAACTGATTCATGCCGCTTTGCGGATTTTGAAGTTAAGTGGCGCTGTGCCTGGGCCTGTTCCCGGCAAGATTGTCGATTGCTCGCATGAAGGTGTGCGGCTGGAACTTCCATTTACGGATGAACAGCTTCCGGTGAGAGTGAGCGAACAGCTGCTGATCGAGCTGCGCGATGAAGACCTTCCGCCAGTGAGTGTGTTTGTCGAAGTGATCTGGGTGCAACCTCTCGGTGGAAAACTCCTGGCGGGCTGCCAGTTTCAATCGGCACTGGTGCTCAAGCAACTGGCCGTTCTGCAGAGACTTTGCGAACAGATGCCTCCGTCTCAAGTCAGCCGAATTAAGGGTCTGGCAGAGCTGTTCCACCATAGTGTCTAG
- a CDS encoding PQQ-binding-like beta-propeller repeat protein, with the protein MPTADSPDQRMPHTSRRKFISQLSWLGGCAVLSSTAAGFAAGQISAAEVDSSASDHWNQWRGPQRTGFATRSSTPDSLDESHLQTLWNVPFEPSYSGPLISGNAIYTTATVGKKTEHVYRLDRTTGKKIWEQSWEGAISVPFFAKANGDWIRGTPALAGSRLYVPGIRDLLVCLNAENGEILWKLDFVSKFNATLPTFGFVASPLVTEKMVFVQAGGAVCALDPEKGDLLWRSFEDGGGMNGSAFSSPFLAEIDGQTQLLIQSREKLAGLVPQTGEVLWQIPIPAFRGMNITTPVVWNGCVFTSSYGGGSFLMKPEQTSPGKWTVNEVWKNKVQGYMSTPIVSGDHAYLHLRNQRFACIDLKTGKEAWITQPFGKYWSLVAIGNRLLTLDETGELRLILMTPEKFEQISSRSLKDNSWAHLAVAGQEIAIRDLNGLTLYKWT; encoded by the coding sequence ATGCCCACTGCAGACTCCCCAGACCAGCGCATGCCACACACGAGCCGCCGAAAATTCATCAGCCAGCTTTCCTGGTTAGGTGGATGTGCAGTTTTGAGCAGTACTGCTGCCGGCTTTGCAGCCGGGCAAATTTCAGCAGCTGAAGTCGATTCGTCGGCCAGCGATCACTGGAATCAGTGGCGCGGCCCACAGAGAACCGGTTTTGCCACCCGAAGTTCGACACCCGATTCGCTCGATGAATCGCATCTGCAGACCCTCTGGAATGTCCCGTTCGAACCCAGTTATTCAGGGCCCCTGATTTCAGGCAATGCCATCTACACGACTGCCACAGTGGGCAAGAAAACCGAACACGTCTACCGGCTCGATCGAACCACGGGCAAAAAAATCTGGGAACAATCGTGGGAAGGTGCCATCTCCGTCCCCTTCTTTGCCAAAGCCAATGGAGACTGGATTCGCGGCACACCCGCTCTGGCTGGCTCTCGTCTGTATGTCCCGGGGATTCGAGATCTGCTGGTCTGCCTGAATGCAGAAAATGGCGAGATTCTCTGGAAGCTCGATTTCGTGTCGAAGTTCAATGCAACACTCCCCACCTTCGGCTTTGTGGCTTCACCTCTGGTGACGGAAAAAATGGTCTTCGTGCAGGCGGGAGGAGCTGTCTGTGCTCTCGATCCAGAAAAGGGAGACCTCCTCTGGCGATCATTTGAAGATGGCGGCGGAATGAATGGCAGCGCCTTTTCGTCGCCATTTCTGGCAGAGATCGATGGTCAGACACAGCTGCTCATTCAATCCCGCGAAAAACTGGCCGGTCTGGTCCCCCAGACAGGTGAAGTCCTCTGGCAGATCCCCATTCCCGCATTTCGCGGCATGAACATCACCACTCCCGTCGTCTGGAATGGCTGTGTCTTTACCAGCAGTTATGGCGGTGGTTCTTTCCTCATGAAGCCCGAGCAGACTTCGCCCGGCAAATGGACCGTCAACGAAGTCTGGAAGAACAAAGTTCAAGGGTATATGTCGACCCCGATTGTCTCCGGCGACCATGCCTATCTGCATCTGCGGAATCAGCGATTTGCCTGCATTGATCTCAAGACGGGTAAAGAAGCCTGGATCACGCAGCCCTTTGGCAAGTATTGGAGCCTCGTCGCCATCGGCAATCGCCTGCTGACATTGGACGAAACCGGTGAGTTGCGGCTGATTCTCATGACACCCGAGAAGTTCGAGCAGATCAGCTCTCGATCTCTCAAAGACAACAGCTGGGCCCATCTGGCGGTCGCAGGACAAGAGATTGCCATCCGCGACCTGAATGGCTTAACTCTCTACAAGTGGACCTAA
- the holA gene encoding DNA polymerase III subunit delta translates to MHATEFLADAQPTLLPVIICVGTQWKLRQNVLARLVDLALGGDDASLTRLTGKTAEWPNVKDELSMVSMWGDRRLIVIEEADDFVSKYRGSIEKYFEQPAKKSILVLEVKSLPKTTRIAKLCASKGLEVDCSELKGPALNKWLTNLAKVQFGKTLTREALSLLVELVGEDLGTYEQELSKLSSYAGARTQIELEDVRSMVGGWTTETTWSMTDAARDGQLARSLECLEDLLRANEAPQKLLGGISFVYRKLAIAAELSRSMPLPQAMKEAGVFPRDQGAVEAYFRRIGRARADRLYQILVEADLGLKGGSKLPERIQMERLLMQLSGK, encoded by the coding sequence ATGCATGCGACGGAGTTTCTGGCTGATGCTCAACCGACGTTGCTGCCGGTGATCATTTGCGTGGGAACTCAATGGAAGCTGCGTCAGAATGTGCTGGCCCGGCTGGTTGACTTGGCATTGGGCGGAGACGATGCGTCGCTCACCAGGCTTACTGGTAAAACAGCAGAGTGGCCGAACGTCAAAGACGAACTTTCGATGGTTTCGATGTGGGGGGACCGCCGCCTGATTGTCATCGAAGAGGCCGACGATTTCGTCTCGAAATATCGTGGCTCCATCGAGAAGTATTTCGAGCAGCCCGCCAAAAAATCGATACTCGTGCTGGAAGTGAAATCGCTCCCCAAAACCACGCGCATTGCCAAGCTTTGTGCCTCGAAAGGATTGGAAGTTGATTGCAGCGAACTCAAAGGGCCGGCACTCAATAAGTGGCTGACCAATCTGGCCAAGGTTCAGTTTGGGAAGACACTCACGCGCGAGGCGCTCTCACTGCTGGTGGAACTTGTCGGTGAAGATCTCGGAACTTACGAGCAGGAACTCAGTAAGCTCTCTTCATACGCGGGAGCCAGAACACAGATTGAACTCGAAGATGTCCGCAGTATGGTGGGGGGGTGGACAACCGAAACCACCTGGTCAATGACCGATGCGGCACGAGATGGCCAGTTGGCACGCAGTCTCGAATGCCTGGAAGACCTGCTGCGAGCCAATGAAGCTCCCCAAAAGCTGCTGGGTGGGATTTCATTCGTTTATCGAAAGCTGGCGATTGCGGCCGAACTTTCGCGATCGATGCCATTACCTCAGGCGATGAAAGAGGCGGGTGTTTTTCCGCGCGATCAAGGAGCCGTAGAGGCTTATTTCCGCCGGATTGGCAGAGCACGGGCCGATCGACTCTACCAGATTCTTGTGGAGGCTGATCTGGGTCTTAAAGGTGGCAGCAAACTCCCGGAACGGATTCAGATGGAACGTCTCTTGATGCAGCTCTCAGGGAAGTAA
- a CDS encoding endonuclease/exonuclease/phosphatase family protein: MGSKPLLTGLPTRTSKSVGVKLAIFLPWFLLVALLLGWGSNRVPADLHQPVAILPPPAREDLSPPAVDRPQSVSTGQPILFEVATFNLHRGKGGDQPARIDGFRQLLDGCDIIALQEDVLVNGKTFSRQLGVSMGLWAIEFPTELQWGQVNGGNGVLLSRPPGNIATIPLPNAKGKAFRQIALIPVDLGEVRLTVLATHLDSTTDRPAQWPILIEMWKSLAPPCILLGDLNTRPDDPLMKPLFAVEGTEDPLEIVARRNGSTQAAHIDWILTRGLKTISAEVIPTKLSDHPVVRARLEWPEEPKR; this comes from the coding sequence ATGGGCTCGAAGCCACTTCTGACTGGATTGCCGACACGAACTTCGAAATCTGTGGGTGTGAAACTCGCGATTTTTCTGCCGTGGTTTCTGCTGGTGGCGCTTTTGCTCGGTTGGGGAAGTAACCGGGTGCCTGCCGATCTCCATCAGCCAGTCGCGATCCTCCCGCCACCTGCCAGGGAAGATCTTTCTCCACCAGCGGTCGATCGGCCACAAAGCGTCTCCACTGGTCAGCCGATTCTCTTTGAAGTGGCCACATTCAATCTGCATCGTGGCAAAGGAGGTGATCAACCGGCGAGGATCGATGGCTTTCGCCAGCTGCTCGATGGCTGTGACATCATTGCTTTGCAGGAAGATGTGCTGGTCAATGGAAAAACGTTCTCGCGCCAGTTGGGGGTATCAATGGGTCTGTGGGCCATCGAATTTCCCACAGAGCTTCAATGGGGCCAGGTGAATGGCGGGAATGGTGTGCTGCTCAGCCGCCCTCCTGGCAATATCGCGACGATTCCACTCCCTAATGCGAAAGGTAAAGCCTTCCGACAGATCGCACTGATCCCCGTCGACCTGGGTGAAGTTCGCCTGACAGTTCTCGCTACGCATCTCGACAGTACGACGGATCGACCCGCACAATGGCCGATTCTCATCGAGATGTGGAAGTCACTTGCACCCCCTTGCATCCTGCTGGGAGATTTAAACACACGTCCCGACGATCCCTTGATGAAGCCGTTGTTTGCTGTGGAAGGAACAGAAGATCCGCTCGAGATTGTCGCCAGAAGAAACGGCAGCACTCAGGCCGCTCATATCGACTGGATTTTGACCCGCGGCCTGAAAACGATCTCAGCCGAAGTCATTCCGACCAAGCTTTCCGATCACCCTGTCGTTCGTGCCAGGCTGGAATGGCCTGAAGAGCCGAAGCGATAA
- a CDS encoding tetratricopeptide repeat protein, translating into MHQLQTHDQSLSAMNRSVPQDGSTRGHDLGVTMAKARLACSSLVWLAMICGFQWLALQPSLAQPPANSADLSDFNNGVGLYRQSRWGDAVESFRQFIKANPQSPRVPESQIYIGLALINQQNYVEARSVLREFLKNFPENSNVAQARYRVAECSFLLNDFPAAKQELQSYLEKYPQDALAPRALAYLGDVQLQLKDPQAAITTFEEARKRFPAGALADDIEYGLAQAYSAAGKTVEGQKLLDAIAARQNHPHAADALLLLGNQASTAKDYPVAIRQFELLAERYPQSPLAETAFTNRGYALFQTGQFDAAATQFEKLAAQLEKTSSAWTPQQKQQAASYLYWQGLSQKNGNQLEAALGTFAKSFDLAGGSPIAEGVLYQQALTARQLGQTQKGEALALQLVEKWPQSDSADDALLMVIDLSLDRQDAAKTQSLIAQFRKSFPESSLKWHVRLLEGRRDLEEGTRTSNVEALQRAQVAFEETLQGATSIELKDQARYFSGLVLQLQGKLPEARETIAPLVTQINPQSVRPEIIESLVIEMSALFSLGDFEASAAVAGKYLSMFPQATQRRRAYALQGLAFAKAQQWARAEEVIKQFEAEFPGDPAVAAALMDQAEVAESAKQWPVALADFEKLKRLAMGTTNEPFAWRGTGWSRFRLGDYKLAAEEFGQLSTKFPQHPLQAEAMYYEGESWLLAKETEKALKVFQQAFDRFTPKETAGPKEELKAPVLFGYRSGLMIARTLEQTGRLEQADQAYETLLKKFPKAEVFDQLLNEWALINYEAGRFEQADKIFARLVAECPQSPLADNAKLSLAESDLIQGEFTRARKSLEELLQSDQADVSVKERALYQLVVLAIEQQRWDDVKKLGGQFVATYPESPQKLQVAVALAESQLATDLSVETATALLPQLDTLRDTIRIARKQGEIEDWHGRPWVLWAEARLRHRNYEGLTDAAEELDGWQPPGPARWQIREVLGRAYKQQAKFDEARAAFQIVTKDPQSQQTELAAKAQFLLAETYFLQENWKQAFLEYQKVYSNYAFPEWQAAGLLQAAKCDEQRSQWKEAIATYERLLREFPKVSYAAEAKERLEAARKRN; encoded by the coding sequence GTGCACCAATTGCAAACGCATGATCAATCCCTCAGCGCGATGAATCGCAGTGTCCCACAGGACGGCTCGACAAGAGGGCATGACCTCGGTGTCACGATGGCGAAAGCACGCCTGGCCTGCTCGAGCCTCGTGTGGCTGGCCATGATCTGTGGTTTCCAATGGTTGGCCCTGCAGCCATCACTGGCACAGCCACCTGCCAATTCAGCAGACCTGAGTGATTTTAATAACGGCGTGGGATTGTACCGTCAGAGTCGTTGGGGAGATGCTGTCGAATCCTTTCGTCAATTCATCAAAGCCAACCCTCAAAGTCCGCGAGTTCCAGAATCGCAAATCTACATTGGCCTGGCTCTCATCAACCAGCAGAACTATGTCGAGGCCCGGTCCGTCCTGCGGGAGTTTCTTAAAAACTTCCCCGAAAACAGCAACGTCGCTCAGGCACGTTACCGGGTGGCGGAATGCAGTTTTCTGCTCAACGATTTCCCGGCTGCGAAGCAGGAACTTCAAAGCTATCTCGAAAAGTATCCCCAGGATGCCCTGGCACCAAGGGCACTTGCTTATCTGGGAGATGTGCAGCTCCAACTCAAAGACCCGCAAGCTGCGATCACCACCTTCGAGGAAGCCCGTAAGCGTTTCCCCGCTGGTGCCCTCGCGGATGACATCGAGTATGGACTGGCACAGGCCTATTCAGCGGCTGGCAAAACCGTAGAAGGACAAAAGCTTCTCGATGCCATTGCCGCCAGGCAGAATCATCCTCATGCGGCTGATGCTTTACTGCTGCTGGGAAATCAAGCCTCGACAGCCAAGGATTATCCGGTTGCCATTCGCCAGTTTGAATTGCTGGCCGAGCGATATCCTCAAAGCCCGCTTGCAGAGACAGCATTCACCAACCGCGGCTATGCGCTCTTTCAGACCGGTCAGTTTGATGCCGCAGCCACGCAGTTTGAAAAACTTGCCGCTCAGTTGGAAAAGACGTCATCGGCATGGACGCCTCAGCAGAAGCAACAGGCGGCGAGCTATCTGTACTGGCAAGGGTTGAGCCAGAAAAATGGCAATCAACTGGAAGCTGCCCTGGGTACTTTTGCAAAGAGCTTTGACCTGGCTGGTGGATCGCCAATCGCGGAAGGCGTGTTGTATCAGCAGGCACTCACCGCCAGGCAACTGGGGCAAACACAAAAGGGAGAGGCTCTGGCACTCCAGCTTGTGGAGAAGTGGCCGCAAAGTGATTCCGCCGATGATGCGTTGCTGATGGTGATTGATCTCTCGCTGGATCGTCAGGATGCCGCCAAGACACAGAGTTTGATCGCGCAGTTTCGCAAGTCCTTCCCGGAGAGCTCACTGAAATGGCATGTTCGACTTCTGGAAGGTCGCCGGGATCTTGAAGAAGGGACCCGCACGAGCAATGTGGAAGCTCTCCAGCGGGCTCAAGTGGCCTTTGAAGAAACGCTTCAAGGGGCTACATCGATCGAACTGAAAGATCAGGCCAGATACTTTTCAGGACTCGTTCTGCAACTGCAGGGCAAACTTCCCGAAGCGCGGGAAACGATTGCCCCTCTGGTGACACAGATCAATCCACAAAGTGTTCGCCCGGAGATTATCGAATCACTCGTGATCGAGATGTCAGCCCTCTTCAGCCTTGGCGACTTTGAAGCCAGTGCTGCGGTCGCGGGTAAATACCTGAGCATGTTCCCTCAGGCAACTCAGCGAAGGCGGGCCTATGCGCTGCAAGGCCTGGCATTCGCCAAAGCTCAACAGTGGGCCAGGGCCGAAGAGGTGATCAAGCAGTTTGAAGCCGAGTTTCCTGGTGATCCTGCAGTCGCTGCGGCTTTGATGGATCAGGCCGAAGTGGCAGAATCCGCCAAACAATGGCCAGTCGCTCTCGCTGACTTCGAGAAACTGAAGCGACTGGCCATGGGCACGACCAATGAACCATTTGCGTGGCGAGGAACAGGCTGGTCGAGATTTCGCCTGGGCGATTACAAACTGGCTGCGGAAGAGTTTGGCCAGTTATCGACAAAATTCCCGCAGCATCCGCTTCAGGCCGAGGCGATGTATTACGAAGGTGAATCGTGGCTACTGGCGAAAGAGACCGAGAAAGCACTCAAGGTCTTTCAACAGGCTTTTGATCGCTTCACGCCCAAAGAAACCGCCGGCCCCAAAGAGGAATTGAAAGCCCCGGTGCTCTTTGGATATCGCTCGGGCCTGATGATCGCCCGTACTCTCGAACAGACCGGGCGACTTGAACAGGCTGATCAGGCGTACGAAACCTTGCTCAAGAAGTTTCCCAAAGCGGAAGTGTTTGACCAGTTACTCAATGAATGGGCTCTGATCAATTATGAGGCGGGTCGATTTGAGCAGGCCGACAAGATTTTTGCGCGCTTAGTCGCTGAATGTCCGCAAAGCCCACTGGCTGACAACGCGAAGCTGAGCCTGGCTGAGAGCGATTTGATCCAAGGCGAATTTACCCGCGCGAGAAAATCACTCGAAGAACTGCTGCAAAGTGATCAGGCCGATGTCAGTGTTAAAGAGCGGGCTCTTTATCAACTGGTCGTGCTCGCCATCGAACAGCAGCGGTGGGATGACGTCAAAAAACTGGGTGGTCAGTTTGTGGCAACCTATCCGGAAAGCCCACAGAAACTGCAAGTCGCAGTGGCTCTGGCTGAATCTCAACTGGCCACCGATCTCAGTGTGGAAACTGCCACCGCGTTACTTCCACAACTCGATACCCTGCGCGACACCATTCGTATTGCGAGAAAACAGGGCGAAATCGAAGACTGGCATGGCAGGCCCTGGGTGCTCTGGGCCGAAGCCCGGTTACGCCATCGCAACTATGAAGGTCTGACAGACGCTGCGGAAGAACTGGATGGCTGGCAACCACCCGGACCTGCCCGCTGGCAGATTCGTGAAGTTCTTGGCCGAGCCTACAAACAGCAAGCCAAGTTTGATGAAGCCCGTGCGGCTTTTCAAATCGTGACCAAGGACCCGCAAAGCCAGCAGACGGAACTCGCTGCCAAAGCCCAGTTTCTGCTAGCAGAGACCTACTTTCTCCAGGAAAACTGGAAGCAGGCATTCCTCGAATATCAGAAGGTCTATTCCAATTACGCGTTCCCAGAATGGCAGGCGGCCGGTTTACTTCAGGCGGCCAAATGCGACGAACAGCGCAGCCAGTGGAAGGAAGCCATTGCGACTTACGAGCGGCTGCTCCGCGAGTTTCCCAAGGTCAGTTACGCTGCGGAAGCCAAAGAGCGGCTGGAAGCCGCTCGCAAACGCAATTGA